A genomic stretch from Bacillus carboniphilus includes:
- a CDS encoding amidase family protein, with the protein MKEYTQYDGLGLADLVKKKEVHPRELVQAAINQIENKNPQLNAVINKMYEKAETTAEHSTSEGAFAGVPILLKDITQEIEGEPITLGSKAFQNYRAKQDSEYVKRIRKTGAIILGQTNVPEFALLGITEPKHYGPSRNPWNTDHSPGGSSGGSAAAVASGMVPIAGANDGGGSIRIPGAYSGLFGLKPTRGRTPVGPKTGRDWQGASVDHILSRTVRDSAAMLDELKGHVKWAAFHVPDYTGSYLQDMSTPIKDPLKIAFTTKSPLGTKVDPECIEAVHQTAKLLESMGHIVEEKEAPIDGHKIAQCYLNNYFGEVAATLESLTPVLGRKATYKDVEPTTWLLGLLGKATSAKEIALSIREWDRAAYIMEEFHETYDLYLTPATAFPAPKIGEQDPTPAEQMAISVVGKLGAGSLLKRAGIVDKLAVDNLSRVPFSQLANLTGQPAMTLPVKLSSTGLPIGVQVVAAREREDLLYKLAGQMESDGKFIDVTHNPIFQS; encoded by the coding sequence GTGAAAGAGTACACACAGTATGATGGATTGGGTCTAGCAGATTTGGTGAAAAAGAAAGAGGTTCATCCGCGTGAACTTGTACAAGCTGCAATAAATCAAATTGAAAACAAAAATCCTCAGTTAAACGCGGTTATCAATAAAATGTATGAAAAAGCGGAGACAACGGCAGAGCATTCCACTTCAGAGGGAGCCTTCGCTGGTGTCCCCATTCTATTAAAAGATATTACGCAAGAAATTGAAGGTGAACCGATTACGTTAGGGTCCAAAGCATTCCAAAACTACAGGGCAAAACAAGATTCCGAGTATGTGAAAAGAATAAGAAAAACAGGAGCTATTATACTTGGACAAACAAATGTCCCTGAATTTGCCCTCCTTGGAATAACGGAACCCAAACATTACGGTCCATCTAGAAATCCGTGGAATACTGATCATTCACCGGGGGGTTCCAGTGGAGGGTCTGCTGCAGCCGTTGCTTCTGGAATGGTTCCGATAGCGGGAGCCAATGATGGTGGCGGTTCCATCAGAATTCCTGGCGCATATAGTGGACTATTTGGTTTAAAACCGACTAGAGGACGCACACCAGTGGGACCAAAAACGGGGCGTGACTGGCAGGGAGCTTCTGTAGACCATATTTTATCCAGAACAGTAAGAGACAGTGCAGCCATGTTAGATGAGTTAAAAGGACATGTGAAATGGGCAGCCTTTCATGTCCCGGACTACACAGGGAGCTATTTGCAGGACATGTCGACGCCAATCAAGGATCCATTAAAAATCGCTTTTACAACGAAATCTCCACTTGGTACAAAAGTAGACCCTGAATGTATAGAGGCTGTCCATCAAACAGCAAAACTACTAGAATCTATGGGTCATATTGTTGAAGAAAAAGAAGCTCCCATCGATGGTCATAAAATTGCCCAATGTTATCTCAACAACTACTTTGGTGAAGTAGCTGCGACACTTGAGTCTTTAACACCTGTCTTGGGTAGAAAAGCAACCTATAAGGATGTAGAGCCCACAACCTGGTTATTAGGACTACTTGGAAAAGCAACTTCGGCTAAGGAAATCGCACTGAGTATTAGAGAATGGGACCGAGCCGCATACATCATGGAGGAATTCCACGAAACATACGATCTTTACCTGACACCGGCCACTGCGTTCCCAGCTCCAAAAATTGGTGAACAAGACCCAACCCCTGCCGAACAAATGGCTATCTCTGTAGTAGGGAAATTAGGGGCGGGCAGTTTGTTAAAAAGGGCTGGAATCGTTGATAAATTGGCGGTCGATAACTTATCACGAGTTCCATTTTCTCAACTAGCTAATTTGACAGGACAACCTGCAATGACGTTACCAGTCAAGCTCTCGTCCACGGGATTACCAATTGGTGTTCAAGTGGTGGCAGCAAGAGAGAGAGAGGACTTGTTGTATAAACTAGCAGGACAGATGGAATCAGACGGTAAGTTTATCGATGTGACACACAACCCAATTTTTCAATCTTAG
- a CDS encoding YncE family protein — protein MAEYLIVLNKDEDTVSIVDAHSYEIIKTVETDYNPHEVVITPDGKKTYITCSLGNKMNIMDNDTFEITKTLEHPDFNFPHGLGVTPDGKKIFMASTYSEKVFVIDAEIDEITNVFPTYQKLSHMISFSPDGKTVYVPNIGSHNMTVVDVESEKVVNHFPVGRGPEGVAVHPNGRELYVANQDDNNLFVIDTETLEVLYKRRIGTCPVRLVFSPDGKYALIPNRESGELSIIETAFELKGKVYPWEVKRIRVGVWPGGIVFNPEGTKAFVANNKTNDLSVINMETLEEEAKIKVGIHPDGIAYLVK, from the coding sequence ATGGCAGAATACTTAATTGTTCTAAATAAAGATGAAGATACCGTATCCATAGTAGATGCGCATTCCTATGAAATTATAAAAACAGTGGAAACAGATTATAATCCACACGAGGTTGTGATTACCCCTGATGGCAAGAAGACCTATATTACTTGTTCTTTAGGGAATAAAATGAACATCATGGATAACGATACGTTTGAAATCACGAAAACATTGGAGCACCCTGATTTTAATTTTCCACATGGTTTAGGGGTTACTCCTGATGGGAAAAAGATTTTTATGGCCTCTACATACAGTGAGAAAGTCTTTGTCATAGATGCAGAAATAGATGAAATTACGAATGTATTTCCAACCTATCAAAAACTTTCTCACATGATCTCATTTTCTCCAGATGGTAAAACGGTTTACGTGCCGAACATCGGAAGCCATAACATGACCGTTGTGGATGTTGAATCTGAGAAAGTTGTGAATCACTTTCCAGTGGGAAGAGGACCTGAAGGTGTAGCTGTTCACCCTAACGGAAGAGAACTGTATGTCGCAAATCAAGATGATAACAATCTATTTGTAATCGATACAGAGACGTTAGAAGTTTTATATAAAAGAAGAATTGGAACGTGCCCCGTTCGTCTTGTTTTCTCACCGGATGGGAAATATGCACTTATTCCAAACCGTGAGTCAGGAGAGCTTTCTATCATTGAGACTGCGTTTGAACTAAAGGGTAAAGTATATCCATGGGAAGTTAAACGAATTCGTGTTGGAGTATGGCCGGGAGGTATTGTGTTCAACCCTGAAGGCACCAAAGCATTTGTAGCCAACAATAAAACGAATGACCTTTCTGTTATCAATATGGAAACGTTAGAGGAAGAAGCAAAAATAAAAGTGGGTATTCATCCGGATGGGATTGCTTACTTAGTTAAATAG
- a CDS encoding serine hydrolase domain-containing protein, translating into MNTINWTKFEDCLHGVMKDKHIPGAAVAVSQNGKVIYQKGFGVRDVETREPVTPETIFGIASVTKSFTALAILKLEEEGKLSVEDPVIRYIPEFKMQGVEDMSEIKIYHLMSHTTGLPPMNRREELNDLKHHLEYVANEDYELLGKPSQYFSYCNDTFLLLGEIIERLTGRLYRRFVTETILNPLQMYRSTLSLEEVAKYDNVSVPYIYNSDSSTYEKQQWPTLGNYEVGGGVRSNVLDLLKYGQAYVGEGPIVSKERVKKMWSHLHQIRRNAYYGYALQVTPDYSGVTLVEHGGGQPGVSSNFGFVPEKGIVVSVLTNVSGVPAADIWLAAMNTALGIPLEQKRSVEPFYNLTSDELQLLVGSYDSAEGGYVKISLEDGAPVAEAAGEKLKLRASSTNTLVVEETGLPIQFFLRDNEKAWAVLFGSRMLRRKN; encoded by the coding sequence ATGAATACGATCAATTGGACCAAATTCGAAGATTGCTTACATGGTGTTATGAAAGACAAACATATACCAGGTGCAGCTGTCGCCGTTTCCCAAAATGGAAAGGTTATCTATCAAAAGGGATTTGGGGTTCGTGATGTTGAAACGAGAGAACCCGTCACTCCAGAAACGATTTTTGGAATAGCTTCCGTGACTAAATCGTTTACAGCTTTAGCTATATTAAAGCTAGAGGAGGAAGGGAAGTTATCAGTAGAAGATCCCGTGATCCGATACATTCCTGAGTTCAAGATGCAAGGTGTAGAAGACATGAGTGAAATCAAAATCTATCATCTTATGTCACATACTACTGGATTACCTCCTATGAACCGCCGAGAAGAACTTAATGATCTCAAACACCATCTAGAATATGTAGCTAATGAAGACTACGAACTACTAGGGAAACCTAGTCAGTACTTTAGCTACTGCAACGACACCTTTCTTTTACTCGGTGAAATCATTGAGCGTCTGACGGGGCGTCTCTATCGAAGGTTTGTTACGGAAACAATTTTAAATCCTCTACAAATGTACCGCTCTACCCTAAGTCTAGAAGAGGTAGCGAAGTATGATAACGTGTCAGTTCCTTACATATATAATTCAGACAGCAGTACATATGAAAAACAACAATGGCCAACACTCGGTAACTACGAGGTTGGTGGAGGGGTCCGTTCGAATGTCCTGGATTTATTAAAATATGGTCAGGCTTATGTGGGAGAGGGGCCAATTGTCTCTAAAGAGAGAGTGAAGAAAATGTGGAGTCATCTTCATCAAATTAGAAGGAACGCTTACTACGGCTATGCCTTACAAGTTACACCAGATTACTCAGGCGTCACATTAGTTGAACACGGAGGAGGTCAACCAGGCGTTTCCTCGAACTTTGGATTTGTTCCTGAGAAGGGAATTGTTGTAAGTGTACTGACCAATGTATCAGGTGTACCGGCTGCCGATATATGGTTAGCAGCAATGAATACAGCTTTAGGCATTCCGTTAGAGCAAAAGCGTAGTGTGGAACCATTCTATAATCTAACTTCTGATGAATTACAGCTATTAGTAGGTAGCTATGATTCTGCAGAGGGCGGTTATGTGAAAATCTCGTTGGAAGACGGGGCTCCAGTTGCAGAAGCAGCAGGGGAAAAGCTGAAACTAAGAGCAAGTTCCACTAACACCTTAGTAGTTGAAGAAACTGGTTTGCCTATTCAGTTCTTTTTAAGAGATAACGAAAAGGCATGGGCGGTGTTGTTTGGATCGAGGATGTTGAGGAGGAAAAACTAG
- a CDS encoding GNAT family N-acetyltransferase: MDPILLDLPTKIETERLVLRIPQPGDGKVVNQAICESIEELRPWLSFAKKKPSIEETEADVRIAHAHFFLRKEIRFHIYSKADGRFIGTVRLHHPSWKVPRFELGYWIHTKESGKGYITEAVEALVQYAVEEVGAKRIECLIGTDNKKSCKIPEKLGFTLEGILKNEYTNGEGVLIDSYVYALTPGR; encoded by the coding sequence ATGGACCCAATATTACTAGACCTACCTACCAAAATAGAAACGGAACGATTAGTTCTCCGTATTCCACAACCTGGTGACGGGAAGGTAGTCAATCAAGCTATTTGTGAATCCATAGAAGAATTAAGACCATGGTTGTCTTTTGCTAAAAAGAAACCTTCCATAGAAGAAACGGAAGCTGATGTCCGAATTGCCCACGCTCACTTTTTCTTACGCAAGGAAATTAGATTTCATATTTATAGTAAGGCTGATGGTCGTTTTATAGGAACAGTAAGACTCCATCACCCAAGCTGGAAAGTTCCTCGTTTTGAACTTGGCTACTGGATTCACACAAAAGAAAGTGGAAAAGGATACATAACGGAGGCGGTTGAAGCCCTTGTTCAATACGCTGTTGAAGAAGTGGGAGCAAAAAGAATCGAGTGCCTAATCGGAACAGATAACAAGAAAAGCTGCAAGATCCCAGAAAAGCTTGGTTTTACTTTAGAGGGTATTTTGAAGAATGAATACACCAACGGAGAAGGTGTTCTCATTGATAGTTATGTGTATGCGCTAACTCCAGGACGATAA
- a CDS encoding dicarboxylate/amino acid:cation symporter gives MEGSNKLTRNIILALILGLVFGFVLNIFAPSVFKIVDPYILYPLGTIFLNLIKMLVVPLVFISITLGVAGLGDPQKLGRIGAKTIGYFLVTTTIAISLAIGIGYAMKPGVGGSFDTSSANFEATEAPSFIDTLLDVIPTNPIEAMTTGNMLQMITFAVFIGLALAVLGDKTKGILKLFEQGNEIMMYLVNVVMKTAPAGAFALIASAVGKQGWEAFKVMGMYFIAVLLALILHAILVYGSTVSLFGKMSPIKFFKGFAPAMSVAFSTSSSSATLPVSMETAQKTLGVPKSISSFVQPLGATINMDGTAIMQGVATVFIAQVYGVDLSISQLLMVVLTAVLASIGTAGVPGVGLIMLAMVLKSVNLPVEGIALIIGIDRLLDMTRTAVNTAGDAACAVMVAETEKKHQSSEESLSA, from the coding sequence GTGGAAGGAAGTAACAAGCTTACAAGAAACATTATATTAGCTCTAATTCTGGGTTTGGTTTTTGGCTTTGTGTTGAACATCTTTGCACCAAGTGTGTTTAAAATCGTAGATCCATATATACTGTATCCACTAGGAACCATTTTCCTTAACTTAATCAAAATGTTAGTCGTTCCACTTGTTTTTATTTCCATTACCTTAGGGGTTGCTGGTCTTGGGGATCCTCAAAAATTAGGTCGTATAGGGGCAAAAACGATTGGTTATTTTCTAGTTACAACGACTATTGCAATTAGCTTGGCAATCGGAATTGGCTATGCAATGAAGCCAGGTGTAGGAGGAAGCTTTGATACTTCGAGTGCGAATTTTGAAGCAACAGAAGCACCATCGTTTATCGATACGTTACTTGATGTGATACCGACAAACCCTATTGAAGCGATGACTACGGGTAATATGCTCCAAATGATTACATTTGCTGTATTCATAGGACTAGCATTAGCTGTTCTAGGAGATAAAACAAAAGGGATTTTGAAACTGTTTGAACAAGGAAATGAAATCATGATGTATTTAGTGAATGTCGTCATGAAAACAGCTCCAGCCGGCGCATTTGCCTTAATTGCATCTGCAGTCGGAAAACAGGGATGGGAGGCATTCAAAGTAATGGGAATGTATTTCATTGCCGTTTTACTTGCTCTAATTCTTCATGCCATCCTTGTGTATGGTTCGACGGTTTCTCTATTTGGAAAAATGAGCCCAATCAAATTCTTCAAAGGATTTGCACCAGCCATGTCGGTTGCCTTTAGTACTTCAAGTAGTAGCGCAACCCTACCAGTTTCCATGGAAACTGCTCAGAAAACGTTAGGTGTTCCGAAGAGTATAAGTAGTTTTGTTCAACCGCTAGGAGCAACGATTAACATGGATGGGACAGCCATTATGCAAGGTGTTGCAACGGTTTTTATCGCCCAAGTTTACGGGGTAGATTTATCAATTAGTCAACTACTAATGGTTGTGCTAACAGCTGTTCTGGCAAGTATCGGTACAGCTGGTGTTCCAGGGGTAGGTCTGATCATGCTCGCAATGGTATTAAAATCTGTAAACCTCCCAGTTGAGGGAATTGCTCTCATCATTGGAATCGACCGTCTTCTTGATATGACAAGAACAGCTGTCAATACTGCAGGTGATGCAGCATGTGCCGTTATGGTAGCTGAGACAGAAAAGAAACATCAGTCTTCAGAAGAAAGCTTGTCTGCGTAA
- a CDS encoding winged helix-turn-helix domain-containing protein gives MNYTVSASFSPIDELLLSYLLYKNPKNSKYLEVGKDWRKQVEARLSTHFKNEIETLGDEWLFHYLHVLIDKQTYEKQTIEDILSEVSQLSAGDILERIVPVLKQDKALPQDILGERDRMISILKEWDKEYFSTLPSSTIPLLQKANEKTKEQLTKATPTKVIEELTNGMIFESSFIKHIHVMPSLHFRPLTTYTLYHDCISLYYPATTFDSKEARIVLIGKALSDPKRLRILQQLKGEKRSFTELVHLIGDTKGNIHHHISILNTAGLINRHVDEHCQNTLYSPRVPLLKELDKHVHALFS, from the coding sequence ATGAACTATACAGTAAGTGCCTCTTTTTCACCTATAGACGAATTGTTATTAAGCTATCTATTATATAAAAACCCCAAAAACAGTAAATACCTAGAGGTGGGTAAAGACTGGAGAAAACAGGTCGAGGCTCGTCTCAGCACACATTTTAAAAATGAGATTGAGACCTTAGGAGATGAATGGCTTTTTCACTATCTACATGTGCTTATTGATAAACAAACATACGAAAAGCAAACAATTGAAGATATTTTATCTGAAGTAAGCCAATTAAGTGCGGGGGATATTTTAGAAAGAATTGTACCAGTATTGAAGCAAGACAAAGCATTGCCTCAAGACATTCTTGGTGAACGGGACCGGATGATCTCTATCTTGAAAGAATGGGACAAGGAGTACTTTTCAACTCTTCCCTCCTCTACCATTCCTCTTTTACAAAAAGCAAATGAAAAAACGAAAGAACAATTAACAAAAGCAACGCCTACTAAAGTAATAGAGGAACTCACAAACGGAATGATATTCGAATCATCTTTTATCAAACATATTCATGTCATGCCTAGTTTACATTTCAGGCCATTAACAACCTATACACTGTATCATGACTGTATTAGTTTATATTATCCTGCCACCACATTTGACAGTAAAGAAGCTCGAATCGTGTTAATTGGAAAAGCCCTTTCCGATCCAAAGCGTCTACGGATTTTACAACAATTAAAAGGAGAAAAACGCTCATTTACTGAACTTGTTCATCTGATTGGAGATACAAAAGGCAATATTCATCACCACATTTCGATTCTTAACACGGCAGGACTCATTAACCGACATGTCGATGAACATTGTCAAAACACCTTATATAGTCCAAGAGTGCCTTTGTTAAAAGAACTAGATAAACATGTTCATGCTTTATTTTCCTGA
- a CDS encoding MFS transporter: MRSYIGIFKNPNYVKLFIAQFASQIGTVTGLIAFTFYILDRFSQQPVFATLTEMMYSLPTLFLFFLTGVLADSFDRQKIARNCDWICAGLSLLLLGAVMIGFMPLIFALLFIRSGISKFFPPAQSALLQGVLTKEDYPTAMGLNSMLSSVFFLTGSGLGAFIYWNLGVEGAILIDALSFLVSGVFIALCRIPLEVRMPNGQIAFKEFKLKTVFQNFWVGVKYAWGKPIVLTLLIGILMIGVLNGGTAVMHIFIMKYKLAPETYEQVQIGLTIAIGLGVLSGSIIATYLSKKVALYKMIIASFLINGITPFIQSSIEEIWVYFIVHFIFGTAIPLCNVAFFGWLGQIVDPKMMGRVQGLVTPLMMFTLTLTQAFIAAAFPNHMTIEGIFYIVGGASLATALFYLIKLPKLAKIEHEKSGIGRVVKATM, translated from the coding sequence ATGAGATCATATATTGGGATTTTCAAAAATCCAAATTACGTAAAGCTTTTTATAGCTCAATTTGCCTCACAAATAGGTACAGTCACGGGGTTGATTGCTTTCACATTTTATATTTTGGACCGCTTTAGTCAACAACCTGTTTTTGCGACATTAACTGAAATGATGTACTCACTTCCAACATTGTTTTTATTTTTTCTGACAGGGGTATTAGCAGACTCATTTGATAGACAAAAGATAGCCAGAAATTGTGACTGGATATGTGCTGGGTTGAGTTTACTATTATTAGGGGCGGTAATGATTGGTTTTATGCCACTCATCTTTGCACTATTATTTATTCGAAGTGGTATTTCAAAGTTCTTTCCGCCTGCCCAGAGTGCACTCTTACAAGGAGTTCTCACTAAAGAAGATTACCCCACAGCAATGGGATTAAATTCAATGCTTTCAAGTGTATTTTTCTTAACGGGAAGTGGATTAGGGGCATTTATATACTGGAACCTTGGTGTAGAGGGAGCTATTTTGATTGATGCATTGAGTTTTTTAGTTTCCGGAGTGTTTATCGCTCTTTGTCGAATCCCTCTCGAAGTTCGAATGCCAAACGGACAGATTGCTTTCAAGGAGTTTAAATTAAAAACCGTATTTCAAAATTTTTGGGTAGGAGTAAAGTATGCATGGGGAAAACCAATTGTCCTTACACTACTCATTGGGATTTTGATGATTGGAGTTCTAAATGGGGGAACTGCGGTCATGCATATCTTTATTATGAAATATAAATTGGCGCCGGAAACCTATGAACAGGTTCAAATTGGTTTAACGATTGCAATTGGTTTGGGGGTTTTATCAGGAAGCATAATAGCCACTTATTTAAGTAAAAAGGTTGCGTTGTATAAAATGATTATTGCGAGCTTTCTGATCAACGGAATAACACCGTTTATTCAGTCATCCATAGAAGAGATTTGGGTTTATTTTATCGTCCATTTTATCTTTGGTACGGCGATTCCATTATGTAATGTGGCATTTTTTGGCTGGTTAGGTCAAATTGTTGATCCGAAAATGATGGGTAGAGTACAAGGCTTAGTCACTCCGCTTATGATGTTCACATTAACCTTGACCCAAGCATTTATTGCAGCTGCTTTTCCAAATCACATGACCATAGAGGGTATATTTTATATTGTTGGGGGAGCATCTTTGGCCACCGCACTATTTTATCTAATAAAGCTTCCGAAGCTAGCGAAAATTGAACATGAAAAATCTGGCATTGGTCGTGTTGTCAAAGCCACAATGTAA
- the proS gene encoding proline--tRNA ligase — MKNQKDFVKSVTAMDDDFAQWYTDIVTKADLVDYSSVRGSMIIRPYGYALWENIKNELDRRIKETGHENVYMPLFIPESLLQKEKDHIEGFAPEVAFVTHGGSEELTERLVVRPTSEVLFCEHYKDIIHSYRDLPKLYNQWANVVRWEKTTRPFLRTLEFLWQEGHTCHATDEDAHEETTRMLEVYARVCEDLLAIPVVKGQKTEKEKFAGAKFTYTIESLMHDGKALQTATSHHLGTGFAKAFGIQYLDKDGNQQYVHQTSWGFTTRVIGALIMVHGDDRGLKIPPKVAPTQVMIVPIAQHKEGVLDFAYDLKESLSKLVRIDIDASDKKPGWKFNEYEMKGIPVRLEVGPKDIEKNQVVLVRRDTGEKVFVSMDKLEETLLALLEEIQYSMLDTARKAREDKTSTTNSFEEFKELINQKPGFIKAMWCGKLECEEKIKEVTGATSRCIPFEQESISNECVCCGNEAQKLVYWAKSY, encoded by the coding sequence ATGAAAAACCAAAAAGATTTTGTAAAAAGCGTCACCGCCATGGACGATGATTTTGCGCAGTGGTACACAGACATCGTCACGAAAGCTGACCTGGTCGACTACTCTAGTGTCCGCGGCTCCATGATTATTCGCCCATACGGGTATGCCCTTTGGGAAAATATTAAAAATGAACTGGATCGCCGAATAAAGGAAACCGGCCATGAAAACGTCTATATGCCCCTCTTCATTCCTGAAAGCTTGCTTCAAAAAGAAAAAGATCACATCGAGGGCTTTGCTCCTGAGGTTGCCTTCGTTACACATGGGGGTTCAGAGGAACTGACGGAGAGACTTGTCGTCCGCCCGACTTCTGAAGTGTTGTTCTGCGAGCATTACAAAGATATTATACATTCTTATCGCGACCTACCTAAGCTTTATAACCAGTGGGCTAATGTCGTCAGATGGGAAAAAACCACACGCCCATTCCTTAGAACGCTTGAATTTTTATGGCAAGAAGGTCATACCTGCCACGCAACCGATGAGGATGCACATGAGGAAACAACTCGTATGCTTGAAGTATACGCAAGAGTTTGTGAGGACCTGCTCGCTATCCCAGTTGTGAAAGGGCAAAAGACTGAAAAAGAAAAATTCGCCGGGGCCAAGTTCACTTATACCATTGAAAGCCTGATGCATGATGGAAAGGCCCTGCAAACTGCCACCTCTCATCATTTAGGAACTGGTTTTGCCAAGGCATTTGGCATTCAGTATTTAGATAAAGACGGTAACCAACAATATGTTCATCAAACATCCTGGGGATTTACTACGCGGGTTATTGGTGCCCTCATCATGGTTCACGGAGATGACCGAGGATTAAAAATACCGCCAAAGGTCGCTCCTACCCAAGTCATGATTGTTCCAATTGCCCAACATAAAGAAGGAGTTCTAGACTTTGCATATGATCTAAAAGAATCTCTTTCTAAGCTCGTCCGCATCGATATTGATGCAAGCGATAAAAAGCCTGGATGGAAGTTTAATGAATATGAAATGAAAGGGATTCCGGTCCGACTTGAAGTGGGTCCAAAGGACATTGAAAAGAACCAGGTTGTCCTAGTTAGACGGGATACTGGAGAGAAAGTTTTCGTTTCCATGGATAAACTCGAGGAAACGCTTTTAGCTCTACTAGAGGAAATACAATACTCCATGCTAGACACTGCTAGAAAAGCACGTGAAGACAAGACTTCAACCACTAATTCATTTGAAGAATTTAAAGAGCTTATTAACCAAAAACCTGGTTTTATAAAAGCCATGTGGTGCGGAAAACTTGAGTGCGAAGAAAAAATAAAAGAAGTAACTGGCGCAACTTCTAGGTGTATCCCATTTGAGCAAGAGTCCATTTCAAATGAATGTGTTTGCTGTGGAAATGAAGCGCAGAAATTAGTATATTGGGCAAAAAGTTATTAG